The DNA sequence CACCCAAGAGCGGTTACCAGCGAGCGAAGCGTAGCCAAACCAAACACATATAACAACGGGTGAGCAATCCGAGTAGCCAAGAAAACAAGCGCGGGGATGTGCACCATTTCAGGCTTAAGCCCCGAAAAGTAACTAATCGCAGTGACCGCAGTAAATAAACTTAAGGCTTCCCATGCATTTTGCTGGGCGGCATATAAACGCCGCCCAGTTTGGTTTAATTGCAATGCTTGCTGTCTAGGGTCGTGATTATTAACCACGCCCAGCTGACGCCGCTTCATTAGCGAGCCGGCCGCCGCCAATAGATAAGGCAACACCAGCAGTAGCGCTAAACAAAGCAAGATCATACTCATCGCAGACTAACCACCACTAATAAAGCGACTATGTTGAATAAACTGGTCATCACCGCTTTCTAAGATAAATTCAATATCGGTGATCGAACCAGACATCAAGTAAGGGTCTGCCGCTAAAGACATCGGCAAGCTATACACCTCACCCCCATTCACCGTTACGGTTTGTTGTCCGATCCATTCCACTTCTTCTAAACCGCGCACACTTAAGTGAAACTCACGCGCTTCTGAAGACTTGTTAATCACCTTCAAGGTATAGGTATTTTCTACCAAACCTTCCGAGGTTTCGTTATACAAAGATGAACGGTCGCGTAATACATCTAACTGCATCGGTTTTACATTCAATAAGGTGAACACAAACGCCACCAGCATGATAGTAAGTACAATGCCGTAGCCAATCAGTTTTGGTCGCAAAATATCGGTTTTTTGCCCAGCTAGATTGTGCTCGGTGGTATAGCGAATTAAGCCTTTAGGGTAATTCATTCGCTCCATGGTTTGGTCACAAGCATCAATACAAGCGCCACAGTTAATACACTCGTACTGTAAGCCTTCACGAATATCGATACCGGCAGGGCATACCTGAACACACAAATCACAATCTACACAGTCACCTAAACCTTGGGCCTTATGATCAGCGTTACGTTTACGTGGGCCACGCGCCTCACCCCGAGAAGTATCATAGGCCACGATAAAGGTGTCTTTATCAAACATGGC is a window from the Agarivorans sp. TSD2052 genome containing:
- a CDS encoding MAPEG family protein, producing the protein MSMILLCLALLLVLPYLLAAAGSLMKRRQLGVVNNHDPRQQALQLNQTGRRLYAAQQNAWEALSLFTAVTAISYFSGLKPEMVHIPALVFLATRIAHPLLYVFGLATLRSLVTALGWLSCIYIVCLAFIS